The following are encoded together in the Thermococcus alcaliphilus genome:
- a CDS encoding winged helix-turn-helix domain-containing protein, translated as MKHLRILNTLTREMTTEEIAKESGLSLAETRRFLLRLLEQGKIESIERDGKVFWKLKEKSKEEEEFKYV; from the coding sequence ATGAAACATTTGAGGATTTTGAATACCTTAACAAGGGAAATGACAACAGAAGAAATTGCAAAAGAAAGTGGTTTGAGTCTAGCTGAGACCAGAAGATTCTTGCTTAGACTTCTGGAGCAGGGAAAGATAGAAAGCATCGAAAGAGACGGAAAAGTCTTTTGGAAGTTGAAAGAAAAAAGCAAGGAAGAGGAAGAATTTAAATATGTTTAA
- a CDS encoding Sjogren's syndrome/scleroderma autoantigen 1 family protein, which yields MALSDKEIREIITPLLLSGAKMLDKHCPRCGSPLFELNGKVFCPICEHRKKEERVELKSIEESLIEKLRLLANQLPDDIEELKKHLEVMRMIVELLEKYKKMEEIK from the coding sequence ATGGCGCTAAGTGATAAGGAGATTAGAGAGATAATAACTCCCCTCCTCTTGTCCGGAGCAAAGATGCTTGACAAGCACTGTCCAAGATGCGGTTCTCCTCTCTTTGAACTGAACGGAAAGGTTTTTTGTCCGATTTGTGAGCATAGAAAAAAGGAGGAAAGAGTCGAACTAAAGAGTATCGAAGAGAGCCTTATAGAAAAACTAAGACTATTGGCAAACCAGCTCCCGGATGATATAGAGGAGTTAAAAAAGCACCTGGAAGTTATGAGAATGATAGTGGAACTGCTGGAAAAATATAAGAAAATGGAGGAGATAAAATGA